A window of Ardenticatena maritima contains these coding sequences:
- a CDS encoding tetratricopeptide repeat protein: MVMDEGDVTQRVQELLARGREAARNERREEARQYLQAAVDIDPNNAEAWLWLAGVMDDPYETKYCLERALEIDPLNERARRGLAWAEQQIAELEAQPTSAAEEAGFSSIEAQLRAQLHTDEEERPGTGLLSGPALETSTGFDIREFFAAPDAPYRIATLVLLGFLALGVILMLLLTIGVIDPITAV, translated from the coding sequence ATGGTCATGGATGAAGGCGATGTGACGCAACGTGTGCAAGAATTGCTCGCGCGTGGACGCGAAGCCGCACGCAATGAGCGTCGTGAGGAAGCGCGCCAATACCTTCAGGCGGCTGTGGATATTGACCCCAACAACGCCGAAGCATGGCTATGGCTTGCCGGTGTGATGGACGACCCGTATGAAACGAAGTATTGCCTGGAACGTGCGCTTGAAATTGACCCTCTGAATGAACGTGCACGGCGTGGGCTGGCGTGGGCGGAACAACAAATCGCCGAACTGGAAGCGCAACCCACTTCAGCGGCGGAAGAAGCGGGTTTTTCGAGCATTGAAGCGCAATTGCGGGCGCAATTGCACACCGATGAGGAAGAACGCCCTGGAACCGGCTTGCTTTCGGGTCCCGCTTTGGAAACGTCCACGGGGTTTGATATTCGTGAATTTTTTGCAGCGCCCGATGCGCCGTACCGTATCGCGACACTGGTTTTGTTGGGGTTCTTGGCGCTGGGCGTGATCCTCATGCTTTTGCTGACCATTGGCGTTATTGACCCCATCACGGCTGTTTGA
- a CDS encoding HNH endonuclease has protein sequence MAGVLVLNASYEPLHTVSVKRAVVLLLKEKAELLESDEAFIHSAHLSLPRPLVIRLYRYVHVPRHWSVPLTRRNLLLRDEFTCQYCGKQPGLEHLTIDHVVPRSRGGEHSWENLVVACIACNRRKGNYLPHEIGMTLLRKPFRPRYFGLTLLGNGNAPDIWKKYIYA, from the coding sequence ATGGCTGGTGTGCTTGTGCTCAACGCCTCTTACGAACCACTCCATACCGTCTCTGTCAAGCGTGCCGTCGTCCTGCTGCTCAAAGAAAAAGCAGAACTGCTTGAAAGCGATGAGGCGTTCATCCATTCGGCGCATTTGAGCCTCCCACGTCCGCTGGTCATTCGCCTGTATCGCTATGTTCATGTGCCGCGTCATTGGAGCGTTCCATTGACACGGCGCAACCTGCTGCTTCGGGACGAATTCACATGTCAATACTGCGGCAAGCAACCGGGGCTTGAACACTTGACGATTGACCATGTGGTGCCGCGCTCGCGCGGTGGGGAACATTCGTGGGAGAATTTGGTCGTCGCGTGTATTGCTTGCAATCGGCGCAAAGGCAATTACCTGCCGCATGAAATCGGCATGACATTGCTGCGTAAGCCTTTCCGCCCACGCTATTTTGGGCTGACGTTGTTAGGCAATGGAAACGCGCCCGATATCTGGAAGAAATACATCTACGCCTAA
- a CDS encoding helix-turn-helix transcriptional regulator → MPETAIRVAVCGPLQFLQEALASVLQQRYKLDVAHFVLPQEYSEEDSNTLLEQVQQFHPEVVLFLPPVKETTRCLDLIEAFVALDAKVILVTYTEHETRQLVHEAVLRGVVGVVPSRMPLMLLSRAIYKVFEGELWLDRALTAVVLNSLTRSEMGTSKDKTQEKIESLTDREREVIRWLAKGLKNRDIAERMSISESTVRHHFTSIFNKLDMNNRVELLLFALKHNLVSMDEILS, encoded by the coding sequence ATGCCAGAAACCGCAATACGTGTAGCCGTGTGTGGGCCTTTGCAATTTTTGCAGGAAGCGTTGGCGAGCGTGCTCCAACAACGCTATAAACTGGACGTCGCCCATTTTGTGCTCCCACAGGAATATTCTGAAGAAGACTCAAACACGCTTTTAGAGCAAGTCCAACAGTTTCATCCCGAGGTGGTTTTGTTTCTGCCGCCCGTCAAAGAAACCACTAGATGCCTGGACTTGATCGAAGCATTTGTGGCGCTCGATGCAAAAGTTATTTTAGTAACGTATACCGAGCATGAAACACGGCAATTGGTACACGAAGCGGTCTTGCGGGGGGTGGTCGGTGTGGTGCCCTCTCGTATGCCTTTGATGCTCCTGAGCCGTGCAATTTACAAAGTCTTTGAGGGCGAACTTTGGCTTGATCGCGCATTGACGGCTGTGGTCTTGAATAGCCTCACACGCTCGGAAATGGGGACCTCGAAAGATAAAACACAGGAGAAAATCGAATCTTTGACGGACCGTGAACGTGAAGTCATTCGTTGGTTGGCCAAAGGTTTGAAAAATCGCGATATTGCTGAACGAATGTCCATTAGCGAATCGACCGTGCGGCACCATTTTACGTCTATTTTCAACAAACTTGACATGAATAATCGTGTAGAGCTCTTGCTTTTTGCTCTCAAACATAATCTTGTCAGTATGGATGAGATTTTATCGTGA
- a CDS encoding YveK family protein: MELRQYWHILRRRWWLLVVLPALVGGLSWLTYTPPAPVYQYVIRLVVGVEPLEEDGMAWETDPRLAAAQASEYIADDLSVIVSETAFAQAVSARLGDLQVPPGAIAGATVAEKQHRILTITITWGAPEALERIGEAVVATLESEADRFLPLIGGTRTQIAVVGQHGPFPVGGGLRQKLDIPLRIVLALIAAVAFTFLWEYLDDTIRSRTDVERYTRTQLLSEIPRRSRRWR, encoded by the coding sequence ATGGAATTGCGCCAATACTGGCATATTTTACGGCGACGTTGGTGGTTGCTTGTGGTTTTGCCCGCATTAGTGGGCGGATTGAGCTGGCTAACCTACACGCCGCCGGCGCCTGTGTATCAGTATGTGATTCGGCTGGTTGTCGGCGTGGAGCCGCTTGAAGAAGATGGAATGGCTTGGGAGACAGACCCCCGCTTGGCGGCTGCGCAAGCCAGCGAGTACATTGCCGACGATTTGAGCGTGATTGTGAGTGAGACCGCTTTTGCGCAAGCCGTGAGCGCCCGTTTGGGCGATTTGCAAGTGCCACCGGGGGCGATTGCAGGCGCAACCGTGGCTGAAAAACAACACCGCATTTTGACCATCACCATCACGTGGGGAGCCCCTGAGGCCTTGGAGCGTATTGGTGAAGCTGTTGTGGCAACCCTGGAATCCGAAGCCGACCGGTTTTTGCCGTTGATTGGGGGTACACGCACGCAAATTGCTGTCGTGGGGCAACATGGTCCTTTTCCCGTAGGGGGAGGGCTGCGTCAGAAACTGGACATTCCTTTGCGTATCGTGCTTGCTTTGATCGCTGCTGTCGCGTTTACGTTTCTCTGGGAATACCTTGATGATACCATTCGCTCACGCACCGACGTGGAACGGTATACCAGAACGCAGCTCCTGAGTGAAATTCCACGCCGCTCGCGGCGCTGGCGTTGA
- a CDS encoding glycosyltransferase, translating to MRIALVHDWLNQMGGAENVLITLKEIFPEAPVFTSIYDPDAMPSLMREWEIHTSFLNRIPGITKRHQAFLPLYPLAFEQFDFSGFDVVISNKSGFCHGIITPPQTLHICYCLTPTRYLWNTSTYIAREGIGGWAKRVLPPFLSALRVWDRVAADRVDRFVSISTAIQHRVRKFYRRDSVIIYPPVETSRFATDAPPGEYDLIVSRLIPYKRIDLAVKAYTQLQKPLVIIGDGRDREALERIAGPTVRFLGRVSDEELPRWVQGCRAFVFPGEEDFGIAPIEAQAAGRPVIAFAAGGALDTVIEGVTGTFFHEQTPAALAEAVQRLDRMTFDPDRIRRHAVRFDTTAFKTAIREFVEEAFAEHQARFRQGVRHTEEVG from the coding sequence ATGCGTATTGCACTCGTCCATGACTGGCTCAATCAAATGGGGGGCGCGGAAAACGTCCTCATCACGCTCAAAGAAATCTTTCCAGAAGCGCCGGTTTTTACAAGTATCTATGACCCGGATGCGATGCCGTCCCTCATGCGAGAGTGGGAGATTCATACCTCATTCCTCAACCGCATTCCGGGGATTACCAAGCGGCATCAAGCGTTTTTGCCGTTGTATCCGCTGGCGTTCGAGCAGTTCGATTTCAGCGGTTTCGACGTGGTCATAAGCAACAAGAGCGGTTTTTGCCATGGCATTATCACCCCACCGCAAACGTTGCACATCTGCTATTGTCTTACCCCGACACGCTACTTGTGGAATACCAGCACCTACATCGCACGTGAAGGGATTGGCGGCTGGGCAAAGCGCGTTTTGCCCCCCTTCTTGAGTGCGTTGCGTGTATGGGACCGCGTGGCGGCGGATCGTGTGGACCGCTTTGTCAGCATTTCGACGGCTATCCAGCATCGTGTGCGAAAATTCTATCGCCGCGATTCGGTGATTATCTATCCACCTGTGGAAACATCACGCTTTGCCACTGATGCGCCCCCCGGCGAATACGATTTGATCGTTTCGCGACTTATCCCCTACAAGCGCATTGACCTCGCTGTCAAAGCGTACACGCAATTACAAAAGCCGCTTGTGATTATTGGCGATGGTCGTGATCGGGAAGCGTTAGAGCGCATTGCGGGGCCCACCGTTCGCTTTTTGGGGCGCGTGAGTGATGAAGAATTGCCCCGTTGGGTGCAGGGGTGCCGCGCTTTCGTCTTCCCCGGCGAAGAAGACTTTGGCATTGCACCAATCGAGGCGCAAGCCGCGGGGCGTCCCGTGATTGCTTTTGCCGCTGGGGGCGCATTGGATACGGTCATCGAAGGCGTGACCGGAACATTCTTTCACGAACAAACACCCGCCGCTCTGGCAGAAGCCGTGCAACGCCTCGACCGCATGACGTTTGACCCTGACCGTATTCGGCGCCATGCAGTGCGCTTTGACACGACCGCCTTCAAAACAGCCATACGTGAATTTGTGGAAGAGGCGTTTGCCGAGCACCAAGCCCGATTTCGCCAAGGCGTTCGGCATACCGAGGAGGTTGGTTGA
- a CDS encoding class I SAM-dependent methyltransferase: MNRKRVLERLFEYLYTDLWWFYDSAAWIASGGLWYEWVRTAAQFVETPPVLEVGFGRGRLLAFLHSKGIPVVGVDRSAQMVHAADRMLRRHHRHVPLVQADGRTLPFPDATFGTLITTFPAPYVQEGHTQQEFARVLRPGGRWICLDAAFGAHRWAIRLWPATLVYTFAGWRMHNTKGVIDTSITPTFVNLHLFDCHVEIVPVRETYVRLLLCKRRLI; the protein is encoded by the coding sequence ATGAACCGCAAACGGGTTTTGGAACGGCTTTTTGAATACCTGTATACCGACCTCTGGTGGTTTTATGACAGCGCCGCCTGGATCGCAAGTGGCGGTCTTTGGTACGAATGGGTACGTACCGCTGCCCAGTTTGTAGAAACGCCCCCTGTGCTCGAAGTCGGTTTTGGACGTGGGCGCTTATTAGCCTTTTTGCACAGCAAGGGGATTCCCGTTGTTGGTGTAGACCGCTCCGCACAGATGGTACACGCAGCAGACCGCATGTTGCGCCGCCATCATCGGCACGTACCTCTCGTGCAAGCGGATGGGCGCACACTCCCCTTTCCTGACGCCACATTTGGCACGTTGATCACAACTTTTCCGGCGCCCTATGTGCAAGAAGGCCACACCCAACAAGAATTTGCACGGGTCCTCCGCCCTGGGGGACGCTGGATTTGCCTGGATGCGGCATTTGGGGCGCACCGCTGGGCGATACGGCTATGGCCGGCAACGCTTGTGTACACATTCGCCGGGTGGCGCATGCACAACACAAAAGGCGTGATTGATACCTCTATCACGCCCACTTTCGTCAACCTCCATCTTTTCGACTGTCACGTGGAGATCGTCCCTGTTCGTGAAACCTACGTGCGTCTTTTGCTATGTAAGCGCCGTCTCATCTGA
- a CDS encoding cytochrome c biogenesis protein gives MTVKVAKTTSPHTAALESLSVWQTRLGWLSLVFVLVGLGMAFFYAPTEATMGDVYRLFFFHMPAAIAGFAGFFVTFVASIAYLVERSAERDMWAVAGAETGIVFSLAGILGGMFWARPVWNVWWTWDARLTSVTIMMLTYIAYMMLRQAIDDPERRARFAAVMGIVGFVNIPLVWFSTRWIDRTIHPVLFGGESAETAQGDLALTQSMEITLMVCMVAVLLLFAYFLVRRARLEMARAELARLREEGGTP, from the coding sequence ATGACCGTCAAAGTTGCGAAAACAACTAGTCCACATACTGCGGCGTTGGAATCATTGAGCGTCTGGCAAACACGCCTGGGGTGGTTGAGTCTTGTTTTTGTGCTGGTTGGCCTGGGGATGGCATTTTTCTATGCGCCAACCGAAGCCACGATGGGGGATGTGTACCGACTTTTCTTCTTCCATATGCCTGCCGCTATCGCCGGCTTTGCAGGCTTTTTTGTGACGTTTGTTGCCAGTATCGCCTACCTTGTCGAACGCTCAGCGGAACGCGATATGTGGGCGGTGGCTGGTGCAGAGACGGGCATTGTGTTCTCGTTGGCGGGGATTTTAGGAGGCATGTTTTGGGCGCGCCCCGTCTGGAATGTCTGGTGGACATGGGATGCCCGCCTGACGAGTGTGACCATCATGATGTTGACCTACATTGCGTACATGATGCTCCGCCAAGCCATTGACGACCCGGAACGCCGTGCCCGCTTTGCCGCAGTGATGGGCATTGTGGGGTTTGTCAATATCCCGTTGGTCTGGTTCAGCACGCGCTGGATTGACCGCACCATCCACCCGGTTTTGTTTGGCGGAGAATCCGCCGAGACGGCGCAAGGGGATTTGGCGTTGACGCAGTCCATGGAAATCACCTTGATGGTCTGCATGGTGGCAGTGCTTCTGCTCTTTGCGTACTTTTTGGTGCGCCGTGCTCGTTTGGAGATGGCACGCGCCGAATTGGCGCGTCTGCGCGAGGAAGGAGGGACGCCGTGA
- a CDS encoding sensor histidine kinase has protein sequence MKLQKRLTTSYLIIALIATLLAGTAGAFVLRVQQERTARTTLQSMARQAAVVLRNAPNRSLAARELRALAEQHGLRLLVINREGQVVADTGDTLEGASLGDPASIAAALRTDSVFSYRGNGEDLLLAPIPIGGSEANNVVLLAVPRSSLLNSWIELLPGLLGAMAVAVLVSWAVGWYFSRRITEPLGKITEAAKRIAAGDFSARAEVDTSGDDEIAQLARAFNTMIDEVNVARDTQRDFLANVSHDLRTPLTSIQGFSEALMDGTVPPAQQQRVAAIIHEEASRLSRLVQDLLDLARIESGRFIMARRDVDLNEIIQRLKDIYASRAEAEGIKFKVRHPRKALPIIGDPDRLEQVLTNLLDNAFKYAQQSPDAPEVRLIGKLGGVRGVAQDGAGGDLGRWWIEIQVMDNGPGIAAQDLPHIFDRFYRADQARSGGGVGLGLAIAREIVQAHGGEIAVESGDKGTTFTVRLPMNMGHQSTQESAQHASA, from the coding sequence ATGAAACTCCAAAAGCGCTTAACGACCAGTTATCTCATCATTGCGTTGATTGCCACATTGCTGGCAGGCACTGCCGGGGCCTTTGTGCTGCGTGTTCAGCAAGAACGCACGGCACGCACCACATTGCAGAGCATGGCGAGGCAAGCGGCGGTTGTCTTGCGCAATGCGCCTAATCGTTCGCTGGCTGCGCGCGAATTGCGTGCCCTTGCTGAGCAACACGGTTTGCGCTTGTTGGTCATCAATCGCGAGGGGCAAGTGGTCGCCGATACGGGCGACACGCTGGAAGGCGCTTCTTTGGGCGATCCGGCGAGTATTGCCGCCGCTTTGCGCACCGATTCTGTTTTTTCGTATCGCGGCAATGGCGAGGATTTGCTCCTGGCGCCTATCCCCATTGGCGGTAGCGAGGCCAACAACGTGGTCTTATTGGCTGTGCCGCGCAGCAGCTTGCTCAATAGCTGGATAGAGCTGTTGCCCGGCCTTTTGGGCGCGATGGCAGTGGCGGTTCTGGTTTCCTGGGCGGTTGGCTGGTACTTCTCGCGCCGCATTACCGAGCCGCTGGGCAAAATCACCGAAGCCGCCAAGCGTATTGCCGCCGGTGATTTTAGTGCGCGAGCTGAAGTGGATACGAGCGGCGATGATGAAATTGCCCAACTGGCGCGGGCTTTCAACACGATGATTGATGAAGTCAATGTAGCGCGTGATACACAGCGCGACTTCCTGGCAAATGTCAGCCACGACTTGCGTACCCCATTGACGAGCATTCAAGGGTTCTCCGAAGCGTTGATGGATGGGACGGTTCCCCCGGCGCAGCAGCAGCGTGTGGCGGCAATTATTCATGAAGAAGCGTCACGCCTCTCGCGCCTGGTGCAAGACTTGCTCGACCTGGCGCGTATTGAATCGGGACGCTTTATCATGGCGCGGCGTGATGTGGACTTGAACGAGATCATCCAGCGCTTGAAGGATATTTATGCGTCTCGTGCTGAAGCCGAAGGCATCAAATTCAAAGTGCGCCATCCGCGCAAAGCGCTTCCTATCATTGGCGACCCCGACCGCCTGGAACAAGTATTGACAAACTTGCTGGATAATGCGTTCAAGTATGCGCAACAATCTCCTGATGCGCCGGAAGTGCGCTTGATTGGTAAACTGGGTGGTGTCCGCGGTGTGGCCCAAGATGGCGCCGGCGGTGACCTGGGGCGCTGGTGGATTGAAATTCAAGTGATGGATAATGGGCCTGGCATTGCCGCGCAAGACTTGCCGCATATTTTCGACCGTTTCTATCGTGCCGACCAGGCGCGTAGTGGTGGTGGTGTTGGGCTTGGTTTGGCAATTGCGCGCGAGATTGTCCAGGCGCATGGCGGTGAAATTGCAGTTGAAAGTGGCGACAAAGGCACAACGTTCACCGTGCGTTTGCCCATGAACATGGGGCATCAATCAACACAAGAATCCGCACAACATGCGTCAGCCTGA
- a CDS encoding response regulator transcription factor, with protein MSTILVVDDEQHIFELVRLYLEQEGFDVAYAADGVEALRKVAEIEPDLVVLDVMLPELDGLSVCRQLRQDGNRVPIILLTARGDDIDKILGLELGADDYVTKPFNPRELVARVKAVLRRVGGTEGSSDQTREVPLALGRVRLFPKRREVFIGKEQVYLRPKEFDLLETFLRHPGQVLSREQILNRVWGYDYVGETRTVDVHVASLRDKLEESGVKVETVWGIGYKLVEEV; from the coding sequence ATGAGCACCATTTTGGTTGTTGACGACGAGCAGCATATCTTTGAACTGGTGCGGTTGTACCTGGAACAAGAAGGCTTTGATGTCGCCTACGCTGCTGATGGTGTAGAAGCGTTACGGAAAGTGGCTGAAATCGAGCCGGATTTGGTTGTGTTGGATGTCATGTTGCCGGAGTTGGATGGGTTGAGCGTCTGCCGACAATTGCGGCAAGATGGCAACCGTGTTCCCATTATTCTGCTGACGGCGCGTGGTGATGATATTGACAAGATTTTGGGCTTGGAGTTAGGGGCTGATGATTATGTCACCAAGCCATTCAATCCGCGTGAATTGGTGGCGCGCGTAAAAGCCGTGTTGCGGCGTGTTGGGGGAACAGAGGGCTCATCAGACCAAACGCGCGAGGTGCCGTTAGCATTAGGGCGCGTGCGGTTGTTCCCGAAGCGCCGTGAGGTGTTTATCGGAAAAGAGCAAGTTTATTTACGCCCGAAAGAGTTCGATTTGCTGGAAACGTTTTTGCGCCACCCCGGACAAGTGCTCAGCCGTGAGCAGATACTCAACCGGGTGTGGGGCTACGATTACGTTGGCGAGACGCGTACGGTGGATGTTCACGTCGCTTCTCTTCGTGACAAACTCGAAGAGAGTGGCGTCAAAGTCGAAACCGTCTGGGGAATCGGGTACAAATTGGTGGAAGAGGTATGA
- a CDS encoding patatin-like phospholipase family protein: MNQNLRRVPFFQGLDQEALSAIQKRMKLRRYKKGDIVFPAGAPGESMFVIESGQVQVLADREGEPTGGVLAHLGPGSFFGEMALLLGERRSATVRVAIDAEIWELHKRDLDDLLQEYPQIAINISKELSRRLSKTIQQPIEIDETNLITITGQHIPFFVERLKAVTGDRVLVVDIGGLRPSLPDMPPDVDVHHFPWDARPEELAEFLGQEVDEYNRIVMVIRTRQTPLARKAAELGEVIIEVDHHSTTWLRRYGRQNYWHVQPSRKDVDRAARRVARKLVGIALSAGNSRGLAHVGVLEVLRENNIPIDYIAGTSMGALIGGLYAYRPSIEYLYQFVSHLPKATSFRFGLYDFAFPFRTGILKGEKMRRYLAEKWFGNANIEDLEIPLKVVAADLVTGEEVIFTEGPLADAVRASTSIMGIFQPAYVDGRYLIDGGAVNPVPASTLENDVNIIIASSVIVNLTERAHRKEILQSGRLPNVLNIVLGVQEIMEAGIVESRMSNVDVLIQPDVTDVDGMNYKEWKPIVERGRVAAEKFVDDIKRLLSERRAGARVDIRQKVIEKAR; the protein is encoded by the coding sequence ATGAACCAGAATCTGCGCCGAGTACCATTTTTCCAGGGGCTTGATCAGGAAGCCTTATCCGCTATCCAAAAGCGGATGAAACTCCGCCGCTACAAAAAAGGCGACATTGTGTTCCCTGCCGGAGCACCGGGCGAATCCATGTTTGTGATTGAAAGCGGCCAGGTGCAAGTATTAGCCGACAGGGAAGGTGAGCCAACTGGCGGCGTTCTGGCCCATTTGGGACCCGGTTCGTTCTTTGGCGAAATGGCGCTGTTGTTGGGCGAGCGGCGCTCAGCAACGGTGCGGGTGGCGATTGATGCTGAGATTTGGGAACTGCACAAACGCGACCTTGACGACCTCTTGCAAGAATACCCACAAATCGCCATCAATATCAGCAAGGAACTCAGCCGCCGCCTGAGCAAAACCATTCAACAGCCCATTGAGATTGACGAAACCAACCTCATTACCATCACAGGGCAGCATATTCCTTTCTTTGTTGAACGCTTGAAAGCCGTCACGGGCGACCGTGTGTTGGTGGTGGATATTGGCGGCTTGCGTCCATCTTTGCCCGACATGCCGCCCGATGTGGATGTTCACCATTTTCCATGGGATGCACGTCCTGAGGAGTTAGCCGAGTTCCTCGGTCAAGAGGTGGATGAGTACAACCGCATTGTCATGGTGATTCGCACTCGCCAAACTCCGTTGGCGAGGAAAGCCGCTGAACTTGGGGAAGTTATTATCGAAGTGGACCATCACAGCACCACCTGGTTGCGGCGGTATGGGCGGCAGAATTATTGGCATGTGCAACCAAGCCGCAAGGATGTCGATCGCGCGGCGCGACGTGTCGCGCGCAAGTTGGTGGGGATTGCCCTCAGCGCCGGTAATTCGCGCGGATTGGCGCACGTGGGGGTGTTGGAAGTCTTGCGTGAAAACAACATCCCCATTGACTACATTGCGGGGACGAGCATGGGGGCGCTGATTGGCGGTTTGTACGCCTACCGCCCTTCCATCGAGTATCTCTATCAATTTGTTTCGCATCTCCCCAAAGCCACCAGTTTCCGCTTCGGCTTGTATGACTTTGCTTTTCCGTTCCGTACCGGCATTCTCAAAGGCGAAAAAATGCGCCGCTACCTTGCCGAAAAATGGTTTGGGAACGCCAATATCGAAGACTTGGAAATCCCGCTCAAAGTGGTGGCGGCAGACCTTGTCACAGGGGAAGAAGTCATCTTCACCGAAGGTCCTCTGGCGGATGCAGTGCGTGCGAGTACCAGCATCATGGGCATTTTTCAGCCCGCATATGTGGATGGACGCTATTTGATTGACGGTGGTGCCGTCAACCCTGTCCCTGCCAGTACGCTTGAAAACGATGTGAATATCATCATCGCCTCGAGTGTGATTGTGAACCTGACCGAACGCGCCCACCGCAAAGAAATTTTGCAAAGCGGTCGGTTGCCCAATGTGTTGAACATTGTGTTGGGTGTTCAGGAAATTATGGAGGCGGGTATTGTTGAAAGCCGCATGAGCAATGTAGATGTGCTCATCCAGCCGGACGTTACCGACGTTGATGGGATGAACTACAAAGAATGGAAGCCCATCGTTGAGCGTGGGCGTGTGGCGGCTGAAAAATTTGTTGATGATATCAAGCGCTTGTTGAGCGAACGTCGTGCGGGCGCTCGCGTGGATATTCGCCAGAAAGTCATCGAAAAAGCGCGATGA
- a CDS encoding patatin-like phospholipase family protein has protein sequence MVTKPDMALNLRRVPFFSLLPEQTLTAMARRLRRVSYQKGDVVFLQGEPGDAMYFIESGQVEVVAQQEDGKENVLARLGPGSFFGEVALLLGGTRSATVRVVIDAVLLQLHKEDLETLLEEHPVIAINMSRELSLRLRRTIHGESINRVWRLVALLADEPTAMAFIQRFEEVSAERLLLVDATRADWQPEQWRLSNRVEWYTWQQENPLALPIFLSDNAADYDRIIMFISPSDTLLNRTAVGQADVVIELGTPVTHWVSSLAGGVYWHALAEPRAVDYMARKLAHKTVGLVLSSGNARGLAHIGVIQVLEEVGVPVDVIAGTSMGALVGALYAAGYDAEGLQTFAAHLPWATSWRSGLYDIAWWPRHGFIKGAKARRYLAEQWFHHKTFRDLQRRLYVVATDLVTGQEVVFHTGPVTEAVWASACIPGIFQPFFYNGRYLVDGAAVNPIPISVIEHEVDILIVVSTIPSLSERRTRRAIARAGRVPGLVNIIMGVQEIMGAVMLEHQTQHSADLLLRPHVSDIGGFEYDRWEELIARGRQAAESSVESIQRLLYPQVAVPLLSVLS, from the coding sequence ATGGTGACCAAACCCGACATGGCGTTGAACTTGCGACGCGTCCCATTCTTTAGCCTCTTGCCGGAACAAACACTCACGGCAATGGCGCGGCGTTTGCGTCGCGTGTCCTACCAGAAAGGCGATGTCGTCTTTTTGCAAGGTGAACCGGGCGACGCCATGTACTTCATTGAATCCGGGCAAGTCGAAGTCGTCGCGCAACAAGAAGACGGCAAGGAGAATGTGCTCGCGCGTTTGGGGCCTGGCTCGTTTTTTGGCGAAGTCGCGTTGTTGTTAGGGGGGACTCGCTCCGCAACGGTACGTGTGGTCATTGATGCCGTTCTCTTGCAGTTGCATAAAGAAGACCTCGAAACGTTGCTTGAAGAACACCCCGTGATTGCCATCAACATGAGCCGCGAATTGAGTTTGCGGCTTCGCCGAACCATTCACGGTGAATCCATCAATCGTGTGTGGCGGCTGGTGGCACTGCTGGCGGATGAACCGACGGCTATGGCGTTCATCCAGCGATTTGAAGAGGTGAGCGCTGAACGCCTGTTGTTGGTGGATGCGACCCGTGCCGACTGGCAGCCGGAGCAGTGGAGACTTTCCAACCGGGTGGAATGGTACACATGGCAACAGGAAAACCCGCTAGCGCTCCCCATCTTTCTGAGTGACAACGCCGCGGATTACGATCGTATCATCATGTTCATCTCCCCGTCCGACACCCTGTTGAACCGTACCGCCGTTGGGCAAGCCGATGTCGTGATTGAGTTGGGTACGCCAGTCACACATTGGGTCTCTTCCTTGGCGGGGGGCGTCTACTGGCATGCACTGGCTGAACCGCGTGCAGTGGATTACATGGCGCGAAAACTGGCGCACAAAACCGTGGGGCTGGTGCTCAGTTCGGGAAATGCGCGGGGATTGGCGCATATTGGCGTTATTCAAGTGCTGGAAGAAGTCGGCGTGCCGGTGGATGTGATTGCCGGGACGAGTATGGGCGCATTGGTGGGGGCGCTTTACGCCGCCGGCTACGACGCCGAGGGATTACAGACATTTGCTGCGCATCTTCCCTGGGCAACCAGCTGGCGCTCTGGATTGTACGATATTGCGTGGTGGCCGCGGCACGGGTTCATCAAAGGCGCAAAAGCACGGCGCTATCTTGCCGAACAATGGTTTCACCACAAAACCTTCCGCGACCTTCAACGGCGGCTCTATGTGGTCGCCACCGACCTTGTCACCGGGCAAGAAGTCGTCTTCCATACTGGTCCGGTGACCGAAGCGGTTTGGGCGAGCGCGTGTATTCCGGGCATCTTCCAACCTTTCTTCTACAACGGGCGGTATCTGGTGGATGGCGCCGCAGTCAACCCCATTCCCATCTCCGTTATCGAGCATGAAGTGGATATCCTGATTGTTGTCAGCACAATCCCCAGCTTATCGGAACGCCGTACCCGCCGCGCGATTGCGCGTGCCGGGCGTGTGCCGGGCTTGGTCAACATTATCATGGGGGTGCAGGAAATCATGGGGGCGGTCATGCTAGAGCACCAGACACAGCACAGCGCCGATCTGCTCTTGCGTCCTCACGTGAGCGATATTGGCGGGTTTGAATACGACCGGTGGGAGGAATTGATTGCGCGGGGGCGTCAGGCAGCTGAATCTTCGGTGGAGTCCATTCAGCGCTTGCTCTACCCACAAGTTGCTGTGCCGCTGTTATCGGTTCTTTCGTAA